Proteins encoded by one window of Lycium barbarum isolate Lr01 chromosome 11, ASM1917538v2, whole genome shotgun sequence:
- the LOC132618445 gene encoding EP1-like glycoprotein 2: MALSKIFPFALILCCSFYLISGQRQFDYPTANLSTTWINSISAPHSIDFTDGSKIRAILLRGTFGPKYACGFYCNGNCESYLFAIFIVQTNSASFITSPSIGFPQVVWSANRNKPVKINSTLQLTADGDLVLRDADGTLAWSTNTAGKSVAGLSLTDEGNLVLLDSKNATVWQSFDHPTDALVPGQKLVSGMKLTASISRTNWTDGGFFSFSATDDGLVAFIETNPPQTYFSRNVGGLNPSGGPSYAMYLNGSLTFFTNSSDTTEWILVSITPASSAQYMKLESNGHLKVYEWQSRWKEVDDLLTGFHGECNYPTVCGKYGICTMGQCSCPTSSNSTTYFRPINVRRPDLGCSEVTRLTCNDKKKHRLLEVEDVDYFAFEADISDTDVNTCKNACLKNCSCKAAFFRSGLNSSRATARGECYLPTEIFSLMNNEKDKTRYESVAFIKVQVGGKKDGVYEQNLARGRTWAEN; the protein is encoded by the coding sequence ATGGCTTTATCCAAGATTTTTCCTTTTGCCTTAATTCTTTGTTGTTCTTTTTATCTGATATCCGGCCAACGACAATTTGATTACCCAACTGCAAATCTTTCTACAACTTGGATCAACAGTATTTCTGCACCCCATTCAATTGATTTCACTGATGGCTCAAAAATAAGGGCCATACTACTCAGAGGAACTTTTGGTCCAAAATATGCTTGTGGTTTCTACTGTAATGGCAATTGTGAGAGTTACCTCTTTGCTATCTTCATTGTGCAAACCAACAGTGCTTCCTTTATTACTTCTCCCTCGATTGGATTCCCACAAGTTGTTTGGTCTGCTAACAGGAACAAGCCGGTTAAGATCAATTCTACGTTGCAACTTACAGCAGATGGAGACTTAGTGCTCAGAGATGCTGATGGTACTTTGGCATGGTCAACAAACACTGCTGGAAAATCTGTTGCTGGCTTAAGCTTGACCGATGAGGGAAATCTCGTACTGTTAGATTCCAAGAATGCAACTGTTTGGCAATCTTTCGATCACCCAACCGATGCTTTAGTTCCAGGGCAGAAGTTAGTGTCTGGAATGAAGCTAACCGCAAGTATTTCAAGAACAAACTGGACTGATGGAGGTTTTTTCTCCTTCTCTGCTACCGATGATGGTTTGGTTGCTTTCATAGAGACGAATCCTCCTCAAACATACTTTTCAAGAAATGTTGGTGGATTGAATCCTAGTGGAGGCCCCAGTTATGCTATGTATTTGAATGGAAGCTTAACTTTCTTCACAAATTCTAGTGATACAACTGAGTGGATTCTGGTGTCTATTACTCCAGCATCCTCTGCTCAATATATGAAACTTGAGTCAAACGGACACTTGAAAGTGTATGAGTGGCAAAGTCGGTGGAAAGAGGTGGATGATCTCCTGACAGGCTTTCACGGAGAGTGCAATTACCCCACGGTCTGTGGAAAATACGGCATTTGCACAATGGGACAGTGTAGTTGTCCCACAAGCTCTAATTCAACTACCTATTTCAGACCGATAAATGTTAGGCGGCCTGATCTTGGTTGCTCTGAGGTTACAAGACTGACTTGTAATGATAAGAAAAAACACAGACTTTTGGAAGTtgaagatgtggactatttcgcGTTTGAGGCTGATATTAGTGACACGGATGTGAATACCTGTAAAAATGCATGTTTGAAGAATTGTTCCTGTAAAGCTGCGTTCTTTCGTAGTGGTTTAAATTCTTCCAGGGCCACCGCCAGGGGGGAATGCTACCTACCGACCGAGATCTTTTCACTAATGAATAATGAGAAGGACAAGACCAGATATGAATCCGTTGCGTTTATAAAAGTACAGGTTGGAGGAAAAAAAGATGGCGTTTATGAACAAAACTTAGCCCGTGGGAGGACATGGGCGGAAAATTAG